Proteins co-encoded in one Malus sylvestris chromosome 7, drMalSylv7.2, whole genome shotgun sequence genomic window:
- the LOC126630026 gene encoding uncharacterized protein LOC126630026, which yields MADMQIVPACKNVEAQYVEMMVPLYSHGCEKKIEKTLSHLKGIYSVKVDYNEQKVTVWGICNKYDVLATVRSKRKHACFWNSEDNIALEDQSPVTTPPPSSPPPPITTLSSFKYTKPSLALIRVRSLSWKAWTPWKKVFNRSYSLPSRLKLNVN from the exons ATGGCCGATATGCAAATCGTTCCCGCCTGCAAAAACGTAGAGGCGCAGTATGTGGAGATGATGGTTCCTCTCTATTCTCATGGATGTGAGAAGAAAATAGAGAAGACCCTCTCCCATCTCAAAG GGATATACTCAGTGAAGGTGGATTATAACGAACAAAAGGTGACGGTATGGGGAATATGCAACAAATACGATGTGCTTGCAACTGTAAGGAGCAAGAGAAAACATGCATGTTTTTGGAACTCTGAAGACAACATTGCCTTAGAAGATCAATCACCAGTGacaacaccaccaccttcctctcctcctcctcccattACTACTCTTTCAAGTTTTAAATACACAAAGCCTTCTTTGGCTCTGATTAGGGTTCGATCTTTGAGTTGGAAAGCATGGACTCCATGGAAAAAAGTCTTTAATAGGTCCTATTCATTACCCTCAAGGCTGAAGCTCAACGTGAATTGA
- the LOC126629455 gene encoding NAC domain-containing protein 91-like, with the protein MEVLSMNSLPLGFRFRPTDAELIDYYLRSKINGNHRQVAVIREIDVCKREPWDLPDLSVIQTTDPEWFFFCPQDRKYPNGHRLNRATIRGYWKATGKDRQIKSDKILIGMKKTLVFHIGRAPKGKRTNWVMHEYRATQKELDGTNPGQSSFVLCRLFKKQDETIEDSNFDEAEPTASSSIAVVSSPQDVQSDLAPVPTSPSFERQDEKPLTKVECTSADTGNAMGSDTLPPLPTTEFPSNSCDGYDAECQLNMPLGELDMFYDPPQEPLFSPLHSQMHAELGYYGRNDFSNDHQGVTFPYGTNEQDAYVSDFLSSILNSSGEQIDVDAIAAEVPFVKELQNDVQPEENIDRNDPSLLISIPEDYDQSSRSEVTSNHVNAIINRDAGTGIRLRARQTQIPTSAENFVTQGDAKRRIRLATKVRRIQCSSRPEDNEPKPIAMEEMSNNEKKPIGAVDTNVISADIDLPEKGTVPKRPNFTTDGSIITGKRLLSVLLKAVSPAGHSMWSLAFLFIGVVVAFLFIILRAHGDFISFEAARRPFAA; encoded by the exons ATGGAGGTGCTGTCTATGAATAGTCTGCCGCTGGGGTTCAGATTCCGGCCCACGGATGCGGAGTTGATCGATTATTATTTGAGGTCGAAAATCAATGGCAATCACAGACAAGTCGCTGTTATCCGTGAGATTGATGTTTGCAAACGGGAGCCCTGGGATTTGCCTG ATTTATCAGTGATACAGACAACTGATCCGGAGTGGTTCTTCTTCTGTCCGCAGGACAGAAAGTACCCGAATGGGCACAGGTTGAACAGGGCTACAATTAGAGGGTATTGGAAGGCCACTGGAAAAGATCGTCAAATCAAGTCGGACAAAATCTTGATTggaatgaaaaagacattggTCTTCCATATCGGGCGTGCTCCTAAGGGTAAGAGGACTAATTGGGTTATGCACGAGTATCGTGCGACACAGAAGGAGCTTGATGGCACAAATCCTGGCCAG AGTTCCTTTGTCCTTTGTCGCCTGTTTAAAAAACAAGATGAGACCATCGAAGATTCAAATTTTGATGAAGCTGAACCTACTGCTTCATCCTCCATTGCTGTTGTATCGTCTCCTCAAGACGTGCAGTCTGATCTTGCACCGGTTCCAACATCACCATCATTTGAAAGGCAAGATGAAAAGCCTCTTACCAAAGTCGAATGCACCTCTGCTGATACTGGTAATGCGATGGGATCAGACACTTTACCACCTCTACCAACTACTGAGTTCCCTAGCAACAGCTGTGATGGTTATGATGCAGAATGTCAACTGAATATGCCACTGGGGGAGTTGGACATGTTTTATGATCCCCCGCAAGAGCCACTTTTTTCCCCATTGCACTCGCAGATGCACGCGGAGCTTGGTTACTACGGCAGGAATGACTTCAGCAATGATCATCAGGGGGTGACGTTTCCATATGGAACCAATGAGCAAGATGCATATGTATCCGATTTCTTGAGCTCAATTCTAAACAGTTCAGGGGAGCAGATTGATGTCGATGCAATAGCAGCTGAAGTACCG TTTGTGAAAGAACTTCAAAATGATGTTCAGCCTGAGGAGAATATTGACAGAAATGATCCGTCACTGTTGATCTCAATTCCAGAAGATTATG ACCAATCCTCAAGGTCTGAGGTGACGAGCAATCATGTGAATGCAATTATCAATCGCGATGCTGGCACTGGAATCAGGCTCAGGGCTCGCCAAACACAAATTCCAACTAGTGCAGAGAACTTTGTGACACAAGGTGATGCGAAAAGAAGGATAAGGCTTGCGACTAAAGTTCGGCGAATCCAATGCAGCAGTAGACCAGAAGACAACGAACCAAAACCAATAGCTATGGAG GAGATGAGCAATAACGAAAAGAAACCTATTGGTGCTGTTGATACTAATGTTATTAGTGCTGACATTGATCTGCCAGAAAAAGGAACCGTGCCCAAAAGACCCAACTTCACCACGGATGGCAGCATTATTACCGGCAAAAGGCTGCTTTCTGTGTTGTTGAAAGCCGTCTCTCCTGCCGGTCATTCTATGTGGTCCTTAGCCTTTCTGTTTATAGGAGTTGTGGTTGCATTCTTGTTCATAATCTTGCGAGCTCATGGGGATTTCATTAGTTTTGAAGCCGCCAGAAGACCTTTCGCTGCCTAG
- the LOC126630020 gene encoding heavy metal-associated isoprenylated plant protein 9-like, whose protein sequence is MGEEAKQEQAKAEAKPEEKAEVKVEEKKDEKAEEEKKEEPKPPSPFVLFVDLHCVGCAKKIERSIMRIRGVEGVVIDMAKNEVTIKGIVEPQAVCNKIMKKTKRIAKVLSPLPAAEGEAIPEVVASQVSGLVTVELEVNMHCEACAEQLKRKILKLRGVQSAVTDHSSGKVMVTGTMDGDKLVEYVYRRTKKQARIVPQPEPEPEKEEEPAAEEAKPEEKKEENAEKKEEEKPAEGEAKKEEGGAEGGESSNKEGEKGGEENKEEEKVEEMMSGSYVNSGMDEEHMKRMMQYYYQPLYVIERIPPPQLFSDENPNACCIS, encoded by the exons ATGGGTGAAGAGGCTAAGCAG GAGCAAGCTAAGGCAGAGGCTAAGCCAGAGGAGAAAGCCGAGGTGAAAGTAGAGGAAAAGAAAGACGAGAAGGCAGAGGAGGAAAAGAAGGAAGAGCCAAAacctccttctccttttgtgttGTTTGTAGACTTGCATTGTGTGGGATGTGCAAAGAAGATTGAGAGGTCCATCATGAGAATTAGAG GAGTGGAGGGGGTTGTGATAGACATGGCAAAAAATGAAGTGACCATAAAGGGAATAGTGGAGCCTCAGGCAGTTTGCAACAAAATCATGAAGAAAACCAAGAGAATAGCAAAAGTCTTGTCCCCATTACCAGCTGCTGAGGGTGAAGCTATTCCAGAAGTTGTTGCTTCACAG GTTAGTGGACTAGTAACTGTGGAACTCGAAGTTAACATGCACTGTGAGGCCTGCGCAGAGCAACTCAAGAGAAAGATTCTCAAACTCAGAG GAGTTCAAAGTGCTGTAACTGATCATAGTAGCGGGAAGGTGATGGTGACAGGGACCATGGACGGGGACAAGCTAGTAGAATATGTGTATAGACGAACCAAGAAGCAAGCCCGAATAGTCCCACAACCCGAGCCCGAACCCGAGAAGGAGGAGGAACCAGCTGCAGAAGAAGCAAAACccgaagagaagaaagaagaaaatgcagagaaaaaagaagaggaaaaaccGGCAGAAGGGGAGGCAAAGAAAGAAGAGGGCGGAGCTGAAGGCGGAGAAAGTAGTAATAAGGAGGGGGAGAAAGGTGGTGAGGAGAACAAAGAAGAGGAGAAGGTGGAAGAGATGATGAGTGGCAGTTACGTAAATAGTGGAATGGATGAGGAACATATGAAAAGAATGATGCAGTACTATTACCAACCTCTTTACGTTATTGAGAGAATCCCACCTCCTCAGCTGTTCAGTGATGAGAATCCCAATGCATGTTGCATTTCATGA
- the LOC126630729 gene encoding uncharacterized calcium-binding protein At1g02270 isoform X2: protein MTKTKGRISRIGSYAIASSKLDGHHQQPCITCTTFNILAPIYKRLNHDDPDSRESDHRAYWLARNQRILDCLLAERSSIICLQEFWVGNEELVNIYEKKLGDAGYINLKLGRTNNRGDGLLTAVHKDYFRVVNYEELHFNDYGDRVAQLIHVELATFRNNDIRQEILIVNTHLLFPHDSSLCIVRLHQVYKILQHLESYQKENKLNPMPIILCGDWNGSKRGHVYEFLRSQGFVSSYDTAHHYTDADAHKWVSHRNHRGNICGVDFIWLLNPNRYRKLLKTSWTEAVFGMFKYLLRRASLTADDAFAFLKTDNPVDYITYSGFCEALRQLNMTGHCHGLSHDETKDLWVQADIDGNGFLDYIEFQRIWNPTGSEQKDESGSDCDSDSKGIQEQTIGFSVKNAVLFPPEVEKGTWPEDYSLSDHARLTVVFSPIRMPCSQMIL, encoded by the exons ATGACGAAGACGAAGGGAAGGATATCGAGAATTGGAAGCTATGCAATTGCGTCTTCCAAACTAGACGGCCACCACCAACAGCCATGCATTACCTGCACCACTTTCAACATCCTCGCTCCCATTTACAAGCGCCTCAACCATGAC GATCCTGATAGTCGAGAAAGCGATCACAGAGCGTATTGGCTGGCCAGGAACCAAAGGATACTGGATTGTTTGTTGGCTGAGAGATCTTCCATCATTTGTCTTCAG GAGTTCTGGGTCGGAAACGAAGAGCTTGTGAACATTTACGAGAAGAAACTTGGAGATGCTGGTTATATCAATCTCAAACTAGGACGAACCAACAACCGTGGCGATG GTTTGCTGACCGCGGTGCATAAGGACTACTTTAGAGTTGTAAACTATGAAGAGTTGCACTTCAATGATTATGGTGATCGTGTTGCTCAGTTGATACATGTGGAATTAGCTACC TTCCGAAACAACGACATTCGACAAGAAATTCTCATCGTGAACACCCACTTGTTATTTCCTCATGACTCGAGTTTGTGTATAGTTCGATTGCATCAG GTCTACAAAATCTTGCAACATTTAGAATCTTATCAGAAAGAGAACAAGCTTAATCCCATGCCGATTATTCTCTGCGG tGACTGGAACGGAAGCAAACGTGGACATGTTTACGAGTTTCTTCGGTCCCAGGGGTTTGTATCTTCTTATGATACTGCTCATCATTATACCGATGCAGATGCACACAAG TGGGTTAGCCACAGAAACCATAGGGGAAACATATGCGGCGTTGATTTTATATGGCTTCTCAATCCTAATAGATATCGTAAGCTACTAAAAACTAGTTGGACTGAAGCAGTATTTGGAATGTTCAAG TATCTACTACGAAGAGCTTCGCTGACAGCGGATGATGCCTTTGCTTTTCTGAAGACTGATAATCCTGTTGATTACATTACCTATTCAGGTTTCTGTGAAGCACTTCGACAG CTTAACATGACAGGTCATTGCCATGGACTCAGCCACGACGAGACAAAGGATTTGTGGGTTCAAGCGGACATAGATGGAAATGGTTTTCTTGATTACATAGAATTTCAG CGAATTTGGAATCCTACGGGGTCAGAGCAGAAAGATGAAAGCGGTAGTGACTGTGATAGTGATTCCAAGGGTATTCAGGAACAAACAATTGGTTTCAGTGTCAAAAACGCTGTTCTCTTCCCTCCTGAAGTGGAGAAAGGAACGTGGCCCGAAGACTACTCTCTTTCTGATCATGCACGACTCACTGTGGTTTTTTCACCAATAAGAATGCCTTGCTCTCAGATGATTCTCTGA
- the LOC126630736 gene encoding 60S ribosomal protein L9-like gives MKTILSSETMDIPDGVKIKVHAKIIEVEGPRGKLVRNFKHLNLDFQLVTEEETGKRKLKVEAWFGTRKTSAAIRTALSHVGNLITGVTKGYRYKMRFVYAHFPINASITNEAKAIEIRNFLGEKKVRKVDMLDGVNITRSEKVKDELILDGNDIELVSRSCALINQKCHVKNKDIRKFLDGIYVSERGTIVTDE, from the exons ATGAAGACCATCCTCTCCTCCGAGACCATGGACATCCCCGACGGTGTCAAGATCAAGGTTCACGCCAAGATCATCGAGGTCGAAGGCCCTCGCGGGAAGCTCGTCCGCAACTTCAAGCACTTGAACCTGGACTTTCAGCTCGTCACCGAAGAGGAGACCGGAAAGCGGAAGCTGAAGGTGGAGGCGTGGTTTGGCACCCGCAAAACTAGCGCCGCCATCCGCACCGCCCTCTCCCACGTCGGAAATCTCATCACCGGCGTCACCAAGGGGTACCGCTACAAGATGCGTTTCGTGTATGCTCATTTTCCCATCAAtgcctccatcactaatgaggCCAAGGCGATCGAGATCCGTAACTTTTTGGGTGAAAAGAAG GTGAGGAAGGTGGATATGCTTGACGGTGTTAATATCACCCGATCTGAGAAGGTCAAGGATGAGCTTATCTTGGATGGAAATGATATCGAGCTTGTTTCTCGGTCTTGTGCCCTGATCAACCag AAATGCCATGTCAAGAACAAGGATATCAGGAAGTTTCTTGATGGTATCTATGTGAGCGAGAGGGGTACCATCGTTACAGACGAATGA
- the LOC126630729 gene encoding uncharacterized calcium-binding protein At1g02270 isoform X1: protein MTKTKGRISRIGSYAIASSKLDGHHQQPCITCTTFNILAPIYKRLNHDDPDSRESDHRAYWLARNQRILDCLLAERSSIICLQEFWVGNEELVNIYEKKLGDAGYINLKLGRTNNRGDGLLTAVHKDYFRVVNYEELHFNDYGDRVAQLIHVELATFRNNDIRQEILIVNTHLLFPHDSSLCIVRLHQVYKILQHLESYQKENKLNPMPIILCGDWNGSKRGHVYEFLRSQGFVSSYDTAHHYTDADAHKWVSHRNHRGNICGVDFIWLLNPNRYRKLLKTSWTEAVFGMFKYLLRRASLTADDAFAFLKTDNPVDYITYSGFCEALRQLNMTGHCHGLSHDETKDLWVQADIDGNGFLDYIEFQQRIWNPTGSEQKDESGSDCDSDSKGIQEQTIGFSVKNAVLFPPEVEKGTWPEDYSLSDHARLTVVFSPIRMPCSQMIL from the exons ATGACGAAGACGAAGGGAAGGATATCGAGAATTGGAAGCTATGCAATTGCGTCTTCCAAACTAGACGGCCACCACCAACAGCCATGCATTACCTGCACCACTTTCAACATCCTCGCTCCCATTTACAAGCGCCTCAACCATGAC GATCCTGATAGTCGAGAAAGCGATCACAGAGCGTATTGGCTGGCCAGGAACCAAAGGATACTGGATTGTTTGTTGGCTGAGAGATCTTCCATCATTTGTCTTCAG GAGTTCTGGGTCGGAAACGAAGAGCTTGTGAACATTTACGAGAAGAAACTTGGAGATGCTGGTTATATCAATCTCAAACTAGGACGAACCAACAACCGTGGCGATG GTTTGCTGACCGCGGTGCATAAGGACTACTTTAGAGTTGTAAACTATGAAGAGTTGCACTTCAATGATTATGGTGATCGTGTTGCTCAGTTGATACATGTGGAATTAGCTACC TTCCGAAACAACGACATTCGACAAGAAATTCTCATCGTGAACACCCACTTGTTATTTCCTCATGACTCGAGTTTGTGTATAGTTCGATTGCATCAG GTCTACAAAATCTTGCAACATTTAGAATCTTATCAGAAAGAGAACAAGCTTAATCCCATGCCGATTATTCTCTGCGG tGACTGGAACGGAAGCAAACGTGGACATGTTTACGAGTTTCTTCGGTCCCAGGGGTTTGTATCTTCTTATGATACTGCTCATCATTATACCGATGCAGATGCACACAAG TGGGTTAGCCACAGAAACCATAGGGGAAACATATGCGGCGTTGATTTTATATGGCTTCTCAATCCTAATAGATATCGTAAGCTACTAAAAACTAGTTGGACTGAAGCAGTATTTGGAATGTTCAAG TATCTACTACGAAGAGCTTCGCTGACAGCGGATGATGCCTTTGCTTTTCTGAAGACTGATAATCCTGTTGATTACATTACCTATTCAGGTTTCTGTGAAGCACTTCGACAG CTTAACATGACAGGTCATTGCCATGGACTCAGCCACGACGAGACAAAGGATTTGTGGGTTCAAGCGGACATAGATGGAAATGGTTTTCTTGATTACATAGAATTTCAG CAGCGAATTTGGAATCCTACGGGGTCAGAGCAGAAAGATGAAAGCGGTAGTGACTGTGATAGTGATTCCAAGGGTATTCAGGAACAAACAATTGGTTTCAGTGTCAAAAACGCTGTTCTCTTCCCTCCTGAAGTGGAGAAAGGAACGTGGCCCGAAGACTACTCTCTTTCTGATCATGCACGACTCACTGTGGTTTTTTCACCAATAAGAATGCCTTGCTCTCAGATGATTCTCTGA